From one Oceanimonas doudoroffii genomic stretch:
- a CDS encoding P-II family nitrogen regulator, with product MKMICAIIKPFKLDDVRSALSSLGIDGMTVSEVKGFGRQKGHTELYRGAEYQVDFLPKIKLEIAAQSEDVERVIETITEAAGTGKIGDGKIFVFDLLQTVRIRTGERDVEAI from the coding sequence ATGAAAATGATTTGCGCCATTATCAAACCCTTCAAGCTCGACGATGTGCGTTCGGCCCTGTCCAGCCTGGGTATAGATGGTATGACGGTCAGTGAAGTCAAAGGATTTGGCCGCCAGAAGGGGCACACCGAGTTGTATCGGGGTGCCGAATACCAGGTGGATTTTCTGCCCAAGATCAAGCTGGAGATCGCCGCCCAGAGTGAAGACGTGGAGCGGGTGATCGAGACCATTACCGAGGCTGCCGGAACCGGCAAAATCGGAGACGGCAAGATCTTCGTATTTGACCTGCTGCAAACGGTACGTATTCGTACCGGTGAGCGGGACGTGGAAGCCATTTAA
- a CDS encoding uracil-xanthine permease family protein, whose amino-acid sequence MSNHTQQPSNQSELVYRLHDKPPFWQSLFAAVQHLLALFVAVITPPLIICQALGIPAADTAHIISMSLFITGVASFIQMKRFGPIGTGLLSIQGTSFNFLGPIIASGLAMKDGGVTTEAMLAAIFGTALLAAPTEMIISRFLHLARRIISPLVSGIIVTLIGLTLIQLGLTSIGGGFGAMEAGEFGSLENLALAGTVLGIIILMNRSRNPYVRLSSILVAMVAGTLLAWQMGKLAPLSDSLPTVALPIPMQYGLGFDASLFIPLVLVYVITSLEAIGDTTATSEVSGEPVSGPVYMRRLKGCVLGDGVNSSLASIFNTFPVSTFSQNNGVIQMTGVASRHVGFFVAAILVIMGLFPAISTLVQRIPEPVLGGATLVMFGSIAAAGVRILSRETLDRRALFIIAISFGMGLGISQRPDILQFMPDIIKNVFASGISAGGITAIVMNIIMPMNKPQADEATEAAHAEQAG is encoded by the coding sequence ATGTCTAATCACACGCAGCAACCTTCAAACCAGAGCGAACTGGTATACCGGCTTCATGACAAGCCGCCCTTTTGGCAGTCCCTGTTTGCCGCCGTTCAGCACCTGCTGGCCCTGTTTGTGGCGGTGATCACGCCGCCGCTGATCATCTGCCAGGCCCTGGGCATTCCCGCCGCCGACACCGCCCACATCATCAGCATGTCGCTGTTTATTACCGGTGTAGCTTCCTTTATTCAGATGAAGCGGTTCGGCCCCATCGGTACCGGCCTGCTGTCGATTCAGGGCACCAGCTTTAACTTTCTCGGCCCCATCATCGCCAGCGGCCTGGCCATGAAGGACGGTGGCGTTACCACCGAAGCCATGCTGGCGGCCATTTTCGGCACCGCCCTGCTGGCCGCCCCCACCGAGATGATCATCTCCCGCTTTCTGCATCTGGCCCGACGCATCATCTCCCCCCTGGTCAGTGGCATTATCGTAACCCTGATCGGCCTGACCCTGATCCAGCTGGGCCTGACCTCCATCGGCGGCGGCTTTGGTGCCATGGAAGCCGGCGAGTTCGGCTCCCTGGAGAACCTGGCGCTGGCGGGTACCGTGCTCGGCATCATTATTCTGATGAACCGCAGCCGCAACCCCTATGTTCGCCTGTCCTCCATTCTGGTGGCCATGGTCGCCGGCACCCTGCTGGCCTGGCAGATGGGCAAGCTGGCGCCGCTGTCGGACAGTCTGCCCACCGTGGCCCTGCCCATTCCCATGCAATACGGCCTGGGATTTGACGCTTCCCTGTTTATTCCGCTGGTGCTGGTCTATGTGATCACCTCACTGGAAGCCATTGGCGACACCACCGCCACCTCTGAAGTGTCCGGCGAGCCGGTATCCGGTCCGGTGTACATGCGCCGGCTCAAGGGCTGCGTACTGGGTGACGGTGTGAACTCCTCGCTGGCCTCCATCTTCAACACCTTTCCGGTGTCCACCTTCAGCCAGAACAACGGCGTGATCCAGATGACCGGCGTGGCCAGCCGCCACGTGGGCTTCTTTGTGGCCGCCATTCTGGTGATCATGGGCCTGTTCCCGGCCATCAGCACCCTGGTGCAGCGCATTCCCGAGCCGGTACTGGGGGGCGCCACCCTGGTGATGTTCGGCTCCATCGCCGCCGCCGGCGTGCGCATTCTGTCCCGGGAAACACTGGATCGCCGCGCCCTGTTCATCATCGCCATTTCCTTTGGCATGGGCCTGGGCATTTCCCAGCGACCGGACATTCTGCAGTTTATGCCCGACATCATTAAGAACGTGTTTGCATCCGGCATCTCCGCCGGCGGCATCACCGCCATCGTGATGAACATCATCATGCCGATGAACAAGCCGCAAGCCGATGAGGCCACCGAGGCCGCGCACGCCGAGCAGGCCGGCTGA
- a CDS encoding LysR substrate-binding domain-containing protein: MSPNSLRVFEVAARQLNFTAAARELRSTQSAVSQHIRTLEEQLGLPLFERVYRGVRLTDAGQALFASVREGFSTMERTLERLQQQHRHPRVNILTDFSFAAYWLMPRLPLFRRLHPQIDVRIMTNQGVLDWKDKEVDVAIVFCDEQTLANVPRLLPEVVFPVCSPAFLQEHGPFDDLAQLADAPLLTLTADQGQSWMDWPGYFQQRAGINHLHPSELTFNNYTLLLQAVIAGQGIGMGWRGLVDGLLESGILVALDTQPLHSRRGYGLIDIQPDDNSEAKQALQQWILTCAIQSTSMTPHRLAEGNPASTS; this comes from the coding sequence GTGTCCCCCAACAGCCTGCGGGTCTTCGAGGTTGCGGCCCGCCAGCTGAATTTTACCGCGGCGGCCAGAGAGCTGCGCTCAACCCAGTCGGCGGTCAGCCAGCACATTCGCACCCTGGAAGAGCAGCTGGGTCTGCCGTTATTTGAGCGGGTCTATCGTGGCGTCAGGCTCACCGACGCAGGCCAGGCACTGTTTGCCAGTGTACGAGAAGGGTTCAGCACCATGGAGCGCACCCTGGAGCGCCTTCAGCAACAGCACCGTCATCCCAGGGTCAATATTCTCACCGACTTCTCGTTTGCCGCTTACTGGCTGATGCCGCGACTGCCGCTGTTTCGCCGCCTTCACCCCCAGATTGACGTACGCATCATGACCAATCAGGGCGTACTGGACTGGAAAGACAAGGAAGTCGATGTTGCCATCGTGTTCTGTGACGAACAAACCCTGGCAAACGTGCCACGATTACTGCCCGAAGTCGTATTTCCGGTTTGCAGCCCCGCCTTTCTGCAGGAGCATGGTCCTTTTGATGATCTTGCTCAACTGGCCGATGCGCCGCTGCTGACGCTCACGGCCGATCAGGGCCAGAGCTGGATGGACTGGCCCGGCTACTTTCAGCAGCGGGCCGGCATCAACCACCTGCACCCTTCAGAGCTGACATTCAACAACTATACCCTGTTGTTACAGGCGGTTATCGCGGGCCAGGGCATTGGCATGGGTTGGCGGGGGCTGGTTGACGGCTTGCTGGAAAGCGGCATTCTGGTCGCCCTGGATACGCAACCGCTCCACTCTCGACGTGGCTATGGACTGATCGATATTCAGCCCGACGACAATAGCGAAGCCAAACAGGCACTGCAGCAATGGATACTGACCTGTGCCATACAAAGTACATCAATGACTCCCCACCGCCTTGCTGAGGGCAACCCTGCTTCCACCAGTTAA
- a CDS encoding sterol desaturase family protein produces MEPISALADVLHSEIWLPLWRRFAGLFDLNGRLGVVFLAISFTVAFLLYRRRGAVGSFGQFLGGRRVWLHRSALIDYQYYFLRVLLHAALVVPVLAWLDPYLLRSGDVSARLTQWWGERPWQGESTALMLAYGLGAFLVSDFVHYWVHRAFHGRWLWEFHKVHHSATVMVPPTASRIHIVEKLIEKLCKGTALALFAGLFFYFSGGQVSKYTLFGVSYMVLLFNSLAANLRHSHVWLSFGPVVEHVLNSPAQHQIHHSKDPKHFSLNYGTNLSIWDWMFGTLYVTTSTPEPLEFGVGEKDNLRYQRMTTLILRPFWVTGGKLWRALTECWPRALVRSGRRRLE; encoded by the coding sequence ATGGAACCGATTTCGGCGCTGGCCGACGTCCTTCACAGCGAGATCTGGCTGCCCCTCTGGCGGCGTTTTGCCGGCCTGTTCGATCTGAATGGCCGCTTGGGCGTGGTGTTTCTCGCCATTTCCTTTACCGTGGCCTTCCTGCTGTACCGGCGGCGAGGCGCCGTGGGCAGCTTTGGCCAGTTTCTCGGTGGCCGGCGGGTCTGGCTGCATCGCTCCGCCCTGATCGATTACCAGTACTATTTTCTGCGGGTATTGCTGCACGCGGCCCTGGTCGTGCCGGTGCTGGCCTGGCTGGATCCTTATCTGCTGCGCTCGGGGGATGTCAGTGCCCGGTTAACACAGTGGTGGGGTGAGCGTCCCTGGCAGGGGGAAAGCACCGCGCTGATGCTGGCCTATGGCCTGGGCGCCTTTCTGGTGTCGGACTTTGTGCATTACTGGGTGCACAGGGCCTTTCATGGTCGCTGGTTGTGGGAGTTTCACAAGGTGCATCATTCCGCCACCGTGATGGTGCCGCCCACCGCCAGCCGCATTCATATTGTGGAGAAGCTGATTGAAAAACTGTGTAAGGGCACGGCGCTGGCGCTGTTTGCCGGGCTGTTTTTCTATTTCAGCGGCGGCCAGGTAAGCAAGTACACCCTGTTTGGTGTCAGCTATATGGTGCTGTTGTTCAATTCGCTGGCGGCCAACCTGCGCCACAGCCATGTGTGGCTGTCGTTTGGCCCCGTGGTGGAGCATGTGCTCAACAGTCCGGCCCAGCATCAGATCCATCACAGCAAAGATCCAAAGCACTTCAGCCTGAACTATGGCACCAACCTGTCGATCTGGGACTGGATGTTCGGCACCCTGTATGTGACCACCTCAACGCCGGAGCCGCTTGAGTTTGGGGTGGGGGAAAAAGACAACCTGCGTTACCAGCGCATGACAACCCTGATTCTACGACCATTCTGGGTGACCGGGGGCAAGCTGTGGCGGGCCCTGACCGAGTGCTGGCCGCGGGCTCTTGTGAGAAGCGGAAGGCGGCGGCTAGAATAG
- a CDS encoding SulP family inorganic anion transporter gives MTAVLGRAQRYQALLQCLVPFTGWLPQQTARSLRADMLAGLTGAVLVVPQGVAYALLAGLPPEYGLYTAIIPTILAALFGSSRQMVSGPTAALSIALFATLQPVVEAGMGEFVALVLTLTFLTGLFQLVLGLARLGALVNLVSHSVVTGFTAGAALIIATSQLSHALGLGPLAGSGFFDTWSRLFARLEDIRPEAVLVAGFTLVVSLACRHWLPRWPGMLLALAGASLLAFWLDPQGVVIQRIAAVPSGLPPFSMPDLSMDTLRLLIPGAMALGLLGLVEASAISRAMALRSGQRTSSNQEFIGQGLSNLGGAFFSSYVSSGSFTRSGLNASAGAQSPLAAVMAALFLAPMVLLATPLLDYVPMPAMAGMLLLVAANLVDRHSIREALTVSRSETTVLLITFASTLLLALEFAIFLGVLASLALYLLKTTRPPVVPCSLSQAPDEVRLAVEEASCMVVRIDGSLFFGACDSIARRLEAYERPNLVILAEGINFIDLSGIHLLQQQASRCRSRGGRLYLARAKADVQARLQRAGTLDQQRFTVVTL, from the coding sequence ATGACGGCGGTACTGGGCAGGGCGCAGCGTTACCAGGCACTGTTGCAGTGCCTGGTGCCCTTTACCGGTTGGTTGCCGCAGCAAACCGCGCGTTCGCTGCGGGCGGATATGCTGGCCGGCCTGACCGGGGCCGTGCTGGTGGTGCCGCAAGGGGTGGCCTATGCCCTGCTGGCCGGACTGCCCCCGGAATACGGCCTGTATACCGCCATTATTCCAACCATACTGGCGGCCTTGTTCGGTTCGTCCCGGCAAATGGTCAGCGGACCAACGGCGGCCTTGTCGATTGCCTTGTTTGCCACCCTGCAGCCGGTTGTTGAGGCGGGGATGGGAGAGTTTGTTGCACTGGTGCTGACCCTGACCTTTCTGACCGGACTGTTCCAGTTAGTGCTGGGCCTGGCCCGGCTGGGGGCGCTGGTCAACCTGGTGTCGCATTCGGTGGTCACCGGCTTTACCGCCGGAGCCGCACTGATCATTGCCACCAGTCAGCTTTCCCATGCCCTGGGGCTGGGCCCGCTGGCTGGCAGCGGCTTTTTTGATACCTGGTCCAGGTTGTTTGCACGGCTTGAGGACATTCGGCCTGAAGCCGTGCTGGTGGCCGGGTTCACCCTGGTGGTCAGTCTGGCCTGTCGCCACTGGCTGCCCCGCTGGCCGGGCATGCTGCTGGCGCTGGCCGGGGCGTCTTTGCTGGCGTTCTGGCTCGATCCACAGGGCGTTGTGATTCAGCGCATTGCCGCCGTGCCGTCAGGCCTGCCCCCCTTTTCGATGCCGGATTTGTCCATGGATACCCTGCGCCTGCTGATCCCGGGAGCCATGGCCCTGGGACTGTTGGGGCTGGTGGAAGCATCGGCCATTTCTCGCGCCATGGCGCTTCGCTCCGGGCAGCGAACCAGCAGCAATCAGGAGTTTATTGGTCAGGGGCTGTCCAACCTGGGAGGCGCCTTCTTTTCGAGCTATGTCTCTTCGGGCTCTTTTACCCGCTCGGGACTCAATGCCAGTGCCGGGGCCCAATCACCACTGGCGGCGGTCATGGCCGCCCTGTTTCTGGCGCCCATGGTGCTGCTGGCGACGCCGTTACTGGATTATGTGCCTATGCCCGCCATGGCCGGCATGTTGCTGCTGGTCGCCGCCAACCTGGTCGATCGGCACAGTATTCGCGAAGCGCTGACGGTCAGCCGGTCGGAAACCACGGTGCTGCTGATCACTTTTGCCAGCACCCTGCTGCTGGCGCTGGAGTTTGCGATCTTTCTTGGCGTACTGGCTTCACTGGCACTCTATTTGCTTAAAACGACACGACCACCCGTGGTGCCCTGTTCCCTGTCTCAGGCCCCCGATGAAGTTCGTCTGGCGGTCGAGGAAGCGTCCTGCATGGTGGTGCGGATTGACGGCTCCCTGTTTTTCGGCGCCTGTGACTCGATTGCTCGTCGGCTGGAGGCGTATGAGCGTCCCAACCTGGTGATCCTGGCGGAAGGCATCAATTTTATCGATCTCAGTGGTATTCACCTGCTTCAGCAACAGGCAAGCCGTTGTCGAAGCAGGGGAGGAAGGTTGTATCTGGCAAGGGCCAAGGCCGATGTGCAGGCTCGCCTGCAACGGGCCGGTACTCTTGATCAGCAAAGGTTCACGGTAGTCACACTATGA
- a CDS encoding YacL family protein, producing MEFDFLRDLDGRCRARCDMGHEAFGQWLTDEVDAAEATRLLDAIAGLDARQQDELRREYAEFTLALGDGEAELIGHGLAFDGGELEEGMSYYDDAHYAGCGLDDLARLLTQWREFIQSR from the coding sequence ATGGAATTCGACTTTTTACGTGATCTGGACGGCCGCTGCCGGGCCCGGTGTGACATGGGCCATGAGGCCTTTGGCCAGTGGCTGACCGACGAGGTGGATGCCGCCGAAGCCACGCGGCTGCTGGACGCCATCGCCGGGCTGGATGCGCGTCAGCAGGACGAGCTTCGCCGGGAATACGCCGAATTCACCCTGGCCCTGGGCGACGGCGAGGCCGAGCTTATCGGCCACGGCCTGGCCTTTGACGGCGGCGAGCTGGAAGAGGGCATGAGCTATTATGACGACGCCCACTACGCCGGCTGCGGCCTGGACGATCTGGCCCGGCTGCTGACCCAGTGGCGGGAGTTTATTCAGAGCCGGTGA
- a CDS encoding Fe2+-dependent dioxygenase produces MMLHIPGVLSAEQVTECRERLLAAQWVDGNATAGFQSAQAKNNLQLPEDSDTGRAIGKLITEALSRHPLFVAAALPEKIFPPLFNCYQGGQSFGIHVDNAIRMNPVTGERIRTDLSATLFFCDPDEYEGGELVVEDTYGAHSVKLPAGDLILYPSSSLHKVLPVTQGARISSFFWIQSMVRDDGQRSLLFDLDTGIQSLNQQLGSDSEASIQLTGVYHNLLRRWAL; encoded by the coding sequence ATGATGCTGCATATACCCGGCGTATTGAGCGCCGAGCAGGTGACCGAATGCCGTGAGCGTCTATTGGCCGCACAATGGGTAGATGGCAATGCCACCGCCGGCTTTCAGTCGGCCCAGGCCAAGAACAACCTGCAATTACCCGAAGACAGTGACACCGGCAGGGCCATCGGCAAGCTGATCACCGAGGCACTGTCTCGTCATCCGCTGTTTGTGGCCGCGGCCTTGCCGGAGAAAATTTTTCCGCCGTTGTTCAACTGTTACCAGGGCGGCCAGTCGTTTGGCATTCATGTGGATAACGCCATTCGCATGAATCCGGTTACGGGCGAGCGTATTCGCACCGACCTATCGGCCACCCTGTTTTTCTGTGACCCGGATGAATACGAAGGGGGCGAGCTGGTGGTGGAAGACACCTATGGTGCCCACAGCGTCAAGCTGCCCGCCGGCGATCTGATCTTGTACCCATCCTCCAGCCTGCACAAGGTGCTGCCGGTGACGCAGGGCGCGCGCATCAGCTCCTTTTTCTGGATTCAGAGCATGGTACGGGACGACGGCCAGCGCAGCCTGCTGTTTGATCTGGATACCGGCATTCAGAGCCTCAACCAGCAACTGGGCAGCGACAGCGAAGCCAGCATTCAGCTCACCGGGGTCTATCACAACCTGCTGCGCCGCTGGGCGTTGTGA
- the betC gene encoding choline-sulfatase, whose translation MTAKQPNILFLMADQMATSSLPFYGHPLVRTPHLSRLADEGVVFDSAYCNSPLCAPSRFTLMSGQLPSRIGGYDNAADFPADIPTFAHYLRDAGYFTALSGKMHFCGPDQLHGFEQRLTTDIYPADYGWFVNWEDFETRPSYYHNMSSVTQAGPCVRSNQLDFDDEVSFRARRFLYDYARNGEPRPFCLTVSLTHPHDPYTIPQQYWDRYDHDEIDMPKVPFSQALADPHSRRLRHVYQLDERTLTDAQIRNARHAYYGSISYVDDQIGSVLSVLKETGLDQDTIIVFSGDHGDMLGERGLWYKMSWFEGSARVPMIVHAPVRFAPKRVSESVSTMDLLPTFAELANNNVAPEYAAPLDGRSLLPHLNGTGGHDEVIGEYLGEGAIAPLLMIRRGRYKFVYSAPDPEQLFDLEADPLELNNLAQDSAYQDLCREFRTEIASRWDYDRLHGEVIASQRRRRLVSRALSTGKVTTWDHQPLFDASTQYMRNTIDLDDLERRARFPVASEQHS comes from the coding sequence ATGACTGCCAAGCAGCCCAATATTCTGTTTCTTATGGCCGACCAAATGGCCACCTCGTCACTGCCCTTTTACGGTCACCCTTTGGTCAGAACACCCCATTTATCCCGCCTGGCGGACGAAGGAGTGGTGTTTGATTCGGCCTACTGCAACAGCCCGCTGTGCGCACCGTCCCGCTTTACCCTGATGTCTGGCCAGCTGCCATCGCGCATCGGTGGATATGACAACGCCGCCGACTTTCCCGCCGATATTCCCACTTTCGCTCATTACCTGCGGGATGCCGGCTACTTTACCGCGCTGTCCGGCAAGATGCATTTTTGTGGTCCGGATCAGTTGCACGGCTTTGAACAGCGGCTGACGACTGACATCTATCCGGCCGACTATGGCTGGTTCGTCAACTGGGAGGATTTTGAAACCCGCCCCAGCTATTACCACAACATGTCTTCGGTGACCCAGGCCGGCCCCTGCGTGCGTTCCAACCAGCTGGACTTCGATGATGAGGTCAGCTTTCGGGCTCGGCGCTTCCTGTATGACTACGCGCGCAATGGCGAGCCGCGGCCGTTCTGTCTGACGGTCTCGCTGACTCATCCCCACGACCCTTATACCATTCCGCAGCAGTACTGGGATCGTTACGATCACGACGAGATCGACATGCCCAAGGTGCCTTTCTCCCAAGCACTGGCGGATCCCCATTCCCGTCGTTTGCGTCATGTCTATCAGCTGGACGAGCGCACCCTTACCGACGCCCAGATCCGCAATGCGCGCCATGCCTACTACGGATCCATCAGTTATGTGGATGATCAAATTGGCTCTGTGCTCAGCGTATTGAAGGAAACCGGCCTGGATCAGGACACCATTATCGTGTTCTCCGGCGATCACGGCGACATGCTGGGCGAGCGCGGCCTCTGGTACAAGATGAGCTGGTTTGAAGGCTCGGCCCGGGTGCCGATGATTGTTCATGCCCCTGTCCGCTTTGCACCGAAGCGCGTCAGTGAGTCGGTCTCCACCATGGATCTGTTGCCCACCTTTGCCGAGCTGGCAAACAACAATGTGGCGCCTGAATACGCGGCCCCTCTGGATGGCCGCAGCCTGCTGCCGCATCTCAATGGAACCGGTGGCCACGACGAGGTGATTGGCGAGTATCTGGGGGAAGGGGCCATTGCCCCGCTGCTGATGATTCGCCGTGGCCGCTACAAGTTTGTGTATTCGGCGCCCGATCCGGAACAGTTGTTTGATCTGGAAGCGGATCCTCTGGAGCTTAATAACCTGGCTCAGGATTCGGCATATCAGGACCTTTGCCGCGAATTCCGCACCGAGATTGCCTCACGCTGGGACTACGATCGTCTGCATGGCGAAGTGATCGCGAGCCAGCGCCGACGCAGGCTGGTATCCAGGGCGCTGAGCACCGGCAAGGTGACCACCTGGGATCATCAGCCGCTGTTTGATGCCAGCACCCAATATATGCGCAATACCATTGATCTTGATGATCTGGAGCGGCGGGCGCGATTCCCGGTAGCTTCCGAACAGCACTCATGA
- the betT gene encoding choline BCCT transporter BetT → MTQQHTGNGQEGRLNLAVFHGSVAGILIFLIYTIAYTEHANALFNAGLDWIGQTFGWYYMLVITSYLVFVGVIGVSRFGKIRLGPDHSRPEFSLLSWSAMLFAAGIGGAILFFVVSEPLTHYLTPPVGAGGDIDAQRRAMVQTFMHWGISGWGVFVVMGMALAYFSYRHRLPLAIRSTLYPLLGKRIYGPIGNAVDIASVVATVFGIATALGIGVMQMNYGLAYLFDVPEGLTTQTLLILLVVILATLSVVSGVNKGIRRLSEFNLLMVAAVVLFVLLQGDTLMLLNALVMNTGDYLTALVGKSFDTYAYHPDAKGWFSGWTVFFWGFWIAWAPFVGLFLARISRGRTIREFVAGALFIPLIFVMVMISVLGNSGINMVEQGLVVLGEQAINMPQATIYTLLEQLPWVGLTASVVVLLSIIFFVTSADSGALVLSNFTYILRDVNHDAPVRLRIFWSVLIGLITMVLLMAGGFRTLQSAVVITALPFSAIIVLSMIGLYRSLRIEAGKLEARQQVVTGNGAVLDWRERLDRTLDGATHDRADATIRHAIRPAMTELVEELTRRGQHASLIERETDEERLPCPMLRVDFEGAPSFIYEIHTRRMQPPSFLLADDDYYLRLDVHLADGSVGQDLNGYTRLQVAHDILNEFQQHLHFLTQAGVEGNLEHIPDHQADREQAVASGKVGCLETSKAYS, encoded by the coding sequence ATGACACAGCAACATACAGGCAACGGGCAGGAAGGCCGCCTCAACCTGGCCGTCTTTCACGGCTCGGTGGCGGGAATACTGATATTTTTGATCTATACGATAGCCTATACCGAACATGCCAATGCGCTGTTTAACGCCGGTCTGGACTGGATTGGCCAGACCTTTGGCTGGTATTACATGCTGGTGATCACCTCCTACCTGGTCTTCGTGGGAGTGATTGGTGTCTCGCGCTTCGGCAAGATCCGCCTTGGACCGGATCACTCGCGACCGGAGTTTTCACTGTTGTCCTGGTCGGCCATGCTGTTTGCTGCCGGCATCGGTGGCGCCATTTTATTCTTCGTGGTGTCCGAGCCGCTGACCCATTACCTGACGCCCCCCGTCGGCGCCGGCGGCGATATCGACGCCCAGCGCCGGGCCATGGTGCAAACCTTTATGCACTGGGGCATTTCGGGCTGGGGAGTGTTTGTGGTGATGGGCATGGCACTGGCCTATTTCAGCTATCGCCATCGCCTTCCGCTGGCCATTCGCTCAACCCTGTATCCCCTGCTGGGAAAGCGCATCTACGGTCCGATTGGCAATGCCGTGGACATTGCTTCCGTCGTGGCGACCGTGTTCGGCATTGCCACCGCCCTCGGCATTGGTGTGATGCAGATGAATTACGGGCTGGCCTACCTGTTTGACGTGCCGGAAGGGCTGACCACCCAGACGCTGCTGATCCTGCTGGTGGTTATCCTGGCGACCCTGTCGGTGGTGAGCGGGGTCAACAAGGGCATTCGCCGGCTGTCGGAATTCAACCTGCTGATGGTGGCCGCCGTGGTGCTGTTTGTGCTGCTGCAGGGAGACACCCTGATGCTGCTCAATGCCCTGGTGATGAACACGGGAGATTATCTGACCGCCCTGGTTGGCAAGAGCTTTGATACCTATGCCTATCACCCCGACGCCAAGGGCTGGTTCAGTGGCTGGACCGTGTTTTTCTGGGGCTTCTGGATTGCCTGGGCTCCCTTTGTCGGCCTGTTTCTGGCGCGTATTTCCCGCGGCCGTACCATTCGCGAGTTTGTTGCCGGGGCTCTGTTCATTCCGCTTATCTTTGTGATGGTGATGATTTCCGTGCTGGGCAACAGCGGCATCAACATGGTGGAGCAGGGGCTGGTGGTGCTGGGCGAGCAGGCCATCAATATGCCCCAGGCAACCATCTATACCCTGCTGGAGCAGCTGCCCTGGGTTGGCCTCACCGCCAGTGTCGTGGTGCTGTTAAGCATCATTTTCTTTGTAACCTCGGCCGACTCCGGGGCACTGGTGCTGTCCAACTTCACCTATATACTGCGTGACGTCAATCATGATGCGCCGGTTCGGCTGCGTATCTTCTGGTCGGTGCTGATTGGCCTTATCACCATGGTGCTGTTGATGGCCGGCGGCTTCAGAACCCTGCAGAGTGCGGTGGTGATCACCGCCCTGCCATTCTCGGCAATCATCGTGCTGAGCATGATCGGTCTCTATCGTTCGTTAAGAATAGAAGCCGGCAAACTGGAGGCGCGCCAGCAGGTGGTGACCGGCAACGGTGCCGTGCTTGACTGGCGGGAGCGGCTCGATCGTACCCTGGATGGTGCCACCCATGATCGTGCAGACGCCACCATACGCCATGCGATTCGTCCGGCCATGACCGAGCTGGTGGAGGAGCTGACCCGGCGGGGCCAGCATGCCAGCCTGATTGAGCGGGAAACCGATGAAGAACGGCTGCCGTGTCCCATGTTGCGGGTGGATTTCGAGGGAGCCCCGAGCTTTATTTACGAGATCCATACGCGGCGTATGCAGCCACCGAGTTTTTTGCTGGCGGATGACGACTATTACCTTCGCCTTGATGTGCATCTGGCCGATGGTAGCGTAGGGCAGGATCTCAATGGTTACACCCGGCTGCAGGTGGCACACGATATACTGAATGAGTTTCAGCAACACCTGCACTTTCTGACCCAGGCCGGGGTAGAAGGTAACCTGGAACATATTCCCGATCACCAGGCGGACCGTGAGCAGGCCGTGGCCAGCGGCAAGGTAGGCTGCCTGGAAACATCGAAAGCCTATTCCTGA
- the arfB gene encoding alternative ribosome rescue aminoacyl-tRNA hydrolase ArfB: MLEISARVSIPERELEFITTRAGGPGGQHVNKTDSAVQLRFDYASSPSLPEGYKEALAKMRDHRVLPSGWILIRVESERSQLMNREAAREALVALLQKAGKPVKVRRPTKPSRAAKAKRTDSKTHRGKIKSSRGKVKF, encoded by the coding sequence ATGCTGGAAATTTCCGCCCGAGTAAGCATTCCGGAACGGGAACTGGAGTTTATTACCACTCGTGCCGGTGGCCCCGGAGGTCAACACGTCAACAAGACCGACTCCGCGGTGCAACTGCGCTTTGACTACGCCAGCAGCCCCAGCCTGCCTGAGGGTTACAAGGAGGCGCTGGCGAAAATGCGGGATCACCGCGTGCTGCCCAGCGGCTGGATATTAATCAGGGTGGAAAGCGAACGCAGTCAATTGATGAATCGGGAAGCGGCCAGGGAGGCCTTGGTGGCCCTGCTGCAAAAAGCCGGCAAGCCGGTCAAGGTGCGCCGCCCCACCAAGCCCAGCAGGGCGGCAAAGGCCAAACGCACCGACAGCAAGACCCACAGGGGCAAGATCAAAAGCTCTCGCGGAAAGGTAAAGTTCTAG